One window from the genome of Rhizobium sp. NZLR1 encodes:
- the traG gene encoding Ti-type conjugative transfer system protein TraG has protein sequence MTINRIALVVMPGTLMILVVIGMTGVEQWLSGFGKTEAARLAWGRAGIALPYVASAAIGILLLFSSAGSINIKQAGWGVVAGCSGTILIAAIRETMRLSAFMTVPADKTVWAFLDPATSIGASAALLCACFALRVALIGNAAFARAEPKRIQGKRALHGEADWMKLTEAAKLFPDAGGIVIGERYRVDKDSVGSQAFRADSAETWGAGGKSPLLCFDGSFGSSHGIVFAGSGGFKTTSVTIPTALKWGGTLIVLDPSNEVAPMVSVHRGGAGRDVFVLDPRKPDIGFNVLDWVGRFGGTKEEDIASVASWIMSDGGGVRGVRDDFFRASALQLLTALIADVCLSGRTDEHDQTLRQVRMNLSEPEPTLRKRLQDIYDNSGSDFVKENVAAFVNMTPETFSGVYANAVKETHWLSYPNYAALVSGKKFATNDIAAGNTDVFINIDLKTLETHSGLARVIIGSFLNAIYNRDGALKGRALFLLDEVARLGYMRILETARDAGRKYGITLTMIYQSIGQMRETYGGRDAASKWFESASWISFAAINDPETADYISRRCGMTTVESDQVSRSVQSKGSSRTRSKQLAARPLIQPHEVLRMRADEQIVFTAGNAPLRCGRAIWFRRNDMKACVGTNRFHMVGDTPKPA, from the coding sequence ATGACGATCAATAGGATTGCGCTCGTCGTCATGCCAGGGACGTTGATGATCCTGGTCGTCATCGGGATGACAGGGGTAGAGCAGTGGCTTTCCGGTTTTGGCAAGACCGAGGCCGCGCGACTGGCATGGGGGCGGGCGGGCATCGCATTGCCCTATGTGGCCAGTGCGGCGATCGGAATTCTGTTGCTGTTTTCGAGCGCGGGTTCGATCAATATCAAGCAGGCAGGTTGGGGCGTCGTCGCGGGATGCAGTGGGACGATCTTGATCGCAGCCATTCGCGAAACAATGCGCCTTTCCGCTTTCATGACAGTACCCGCCGACAAGACGGTCTGGGCCTTTCTCGATCCGGCGACGTCGATCGGCGCGAGTGCGGCGCTCTTATGTGCCTGCTTCGCGCTTCGCGTCGCGCTCATCGGCAATGCGGCATTCGCAAGGGCCGAGCCAAAACGCATTCAGGGCAAGCGGGCGCTCCATGGCGAAGCGGATTGGATGAAACTGACGGAGGCAGCAAAGCTGTTTCCCGATGCCGGTGGTATCGTCATCGGCGAGCGCTATCGGGTCGACAAGGACAGTGTCGGGAGCCAAGCGTTTCGCGCCGACAGCGCTGAGACGTGGGGCGCCGGCGGCAAGTCGCCGTTGCTGTGCTTCGATGGCTCGTTCGGCTCGTCGCACGGGATCGTCTTTGCCGGTTCCGGTGGCTTCAAGACGACGTCGGTGACGATCCCGACGGCACTGAAATGGGGCGGCACGCTGATCGTGCTCGATCCTTCGAACGAGGTCGCACCGATGGTCTCCGTGCATCGCGGCGGAGCCGGAAGGGATGTATTCGTCCTCGATCCAAGGAAGCCTGACATCGGTTTTAACGTGCTGGACTGGGTTGGTCGTTTCGGCGGGACGAAGGAAGAGGATATTGCCTCGGTCGCCTCATGGATCATGAGCGACGGCGGAGGCGTGCGTGGTGTCCGTGACGACTTCTTTCGCGCATCGGCGCTGCAACTGCTGACGGCGCTGATCGCCGATGTCTGCCTGTCCGGCCGCACGGACGAGCACGACCAGACGCTTCGGCAGGTGCGCATGAACCTCTCGGAGCCGGAGCCGACATTGCGCAAACGACTGCAAGACATCTACGACAATTCGGGCTCGGATTTTGTGAAGGAAAACGTCGCAGCCTTCGTCAACATGACGCCGGAAACTTTCTCCGGCGTCTACGCCAACGCGGTCAAGGAAACACACTGGCTTTCCTATCCGAACTACGCAGCACTCGTGTCTGGAAAGAAGTTCGCGACCAACGACATCGCGGCCGGCAATACGGACGTCTTCATCAACATAGACCTCAAGACCTTGGAGACCCATTCCGGTCTTGCCCGCGTCATCATCGGGTCCTTCCTGAACGCGATCTACAATCGTGATGGCGCCTTGAAGGGCAGGGCGCTGTTCCTTTTGGACGAGGTGGCACGCCTGGGCTACATGCGGATTCTCGAAACGGCTCGTGACGCCGGCCGAAAATACGGCATCACGCTGACAATGATCTACCAGTCGATCGGCCAGATGCGAGAAACCTATGGCGGCCGCGACGCGGCGAGCAAATGGTTTGAGAGTGCGAGCTGGATCTCGTTTGCTGCCATCAACGATCCGGAAACGGCCGACTACATCTCGCGACGCTGCGGCATGACGACTGTCGAGAGCGATCAGGTCAGTCGCAGTGTCCAGTCGAAGGGTTCATCGCGCACGCGCTCGAAACAGCTTGCCGCCAGACCGCTCATCCAGCCGCATGAAGTTTTGCGCATGCGCGCCGACGAACAGATCGTCTTCACCGCAGGAAACGCCCCACTCCGATGCGGACGAGCCATCTGGTTCCGTCGTAACGACATGAAAGCATGCGTCGGCACAAACAGGTTTCACATGGTCGGGGATACGCCAAAGCCTGCATGA
- a CDS encoding type IV conjugative transfer system coupling protein TraD, producing the protein MARTMTSDARKKDTREKIELGGLIVKAGLRYEKRALLLGALVDAARRIKSDDTERSRLTAIGVEAFGNDDQ; encoded by the coding sequence ATGGCGAGGACGATGACATCCGACGCCCGCAAGAAGGACACGCGGGAAAAGATCGAGCTCGGCGGACTGATCGTCAAGGCCGGTCTGCGCTACGAGAAGCGAGCGCTGTTGCTGGGCGCGCTGGTCGATGCAGCGCGCCGCATCAAGAGTGACGATACCGAGCGGTCCAGGCTCACGGCAATCGGCGTGGAGGCCTTCGGCAATGACGATCAATAG
- the traC gene encoding conjugal transfer protein TraC — MKKPSAKLRDEIAKLQEQLKIAETREAERIGRIALKAGLGEIEIDEAELQAAFEQLTKRFRGGQGATAGKERGGAAVVSQQTAPVTSGAGAGSAGEA, encoded by the coding sequence ATGAAGAAGCCATCCGCGAAACTTCGCGACGAAATCGCCAAGCTGCAGGAACAGCTCAAGATCGCCGAGACCCGGGAAGCGGAACGCATCGGACGGATCGCGCTCAAGGCGGGCCTTGGCGAGATCGAGATCGACGAGGCGGAGCTTCAGGCAGCGTTTGAGCAACTGACCAAGCGATTTCGCGGAGGGCAGGGCGCTACGGCCGGAAAAGAAAGGGGAGGGGCAGCCGTCGTCTCGCAGCAAACCGCGCCGGTCACGTCTGGCGCGGGCGCGGGCAGCGCTGGCGAGGCTTGA